The following coding sequences are from one Haploplasma axanthum window:
- the rpsF gene encoding 30S ribosomal protein S6: MKKKYEVMYIIRPNVESEGVKQIVDRFNNVFTSHESDVVELKEIGLKDLAYEIDHHKKGYYVWLLVNATTEAITEFNRLVRINEQVLRFIVVKEGE, translated from the coding sequence ATGAAAAAGAAATACGAAGTAATGTATATTATTCGCCCAAACGTTGAGAGTGAAGGGGTTAAACAAATCGTTGACCGTTTTAACAATGTTTTCACATCACACGAAAGTGACGTAGTAGAACTTAAAGAAATTGGGTTAAAAGATCTTGCTTACGAAATAGATCATCATAAAAAAGGTTATTATGTTTGGCTTTTAGTTAATGCAACAACTGAAGCTATTACAGAATTTAACCGCCTTGTTCGTATCAATGAACAAGTTCTTCGTTTTATTGTAGTAAAAGAAGGAGAGTAA
- the ssb gene encoding single-stranded DNA-binding protein yields MINNVVLVGRLTKDPELKVTQSNTPFVNFTVAVNRTFTDQTGERQADFINCIVWRKQAENLARYMRQGSLVGIQGRIQTRTFEGEQGTRYITEVVCDSIQFLETKGSQSDNNTNNNNDVNDEYYETSKKLVAEEDLPF; encoded by the coding sequence ATGATTAATAATGTTGTTTTAGTCGGGAGACTTACAAAAGATCCAGAGTTAAAAGTGACACAATCAAATACTCCATTTGTTAATTTCACTGTTGCAGTAAATAGAACATTTACTGATCAAACAGGAGAAAGACAAGCAGATTTCATTAATTGCATTGTATGGCGTAAACAAGCTGAAAATTTAGCACGTTATATGCGACAAGGATCTTTAGTTGGAATTCAAGGTCGAATTCAAACTAGAACTTTTGAAGGAGAACAAGGTACTCGTTATATAACTGAAGTAGTTTGTGATTCAATTCAATTTTTAGAAACTAAAGGTTCACAATCAGATAATAATACTAACAATAACAATGATGTTAATGATGAATATTATGAAACTAGTAAGAAACTAGTTGCAGAAGAAGATTTACCATTTTAA
- the rpsR gene encoding 30S ribosomal protein S18, producing the protein MQQQKRGGFKRRRKVCYFTQNKFTHIDFKDADLLRRFINERGKILPRRVTGTSAKWQRQLAIAIKRARHMALLPFVNE; encoded by the coding sequence ATGCAACAACAAAAGCGTGGAGGCTTCAAAAGACGTCGCAAGGTATGCTACTTTACACAAAATAAATTTACTCACATCGATTTCAAAGATGCTGATTTATTAAGACGTTTCATTAACGAAAGAGGTAAGATTTTACCAAGAAGAGTTACTGGAACAAGTGCTAAATGGCAAAGACAATTAGCAATAGCTATTAAAAGAGCACGTCATATGGCCTTATTACCATTCGTAAACGAATAA
- a CDS encoding M13-type metalloendopeptidase, which translates to MSKVRLEDDFYLYENQGWLDEAVIPDDKPLTGSFVEIMIENEKKLMNDLKEFALNGVDQKVYNDKLFDVFIKLYKKAINKEQRDKEGNAIIKEYVNKILKVNDYKSFQELIIEFIKVGFPSFLSLGIQSDMKNASINTLYLGTPGIILPDKGYYDESNPAFKTGEMLIAKYKEVLNRLFDLVEIKDGDKILNQALEFDKLLVPITKTSEEKSDYVKSYNPYELEKLTRSTKLISLEKIIESLISVEVKEVIVTNPKFIDNLNDLIEGNLELIKGWLVSKLVFTLAVSGFGTDELRLIGSEYSLLLTGQKEATNFDKFTFNSLSGEFGDVVGLYFGKRYFGEKAKKDVESMVQEFIDVYKKRLSNIDWLSKETVDKALVKLSKITAMIGYPDKVNPIYERFVLKEELSFAENMIEFYKVQIEHEFSKYGKEVDKKIWHMGAHVVNAYYEPMNNQIVFPAGILQPPFYSYNQTKGENYGGIGAVIAHEITHAFDTNGARIDEFGNINNWWKEEDFEAFNKRSEAMVQLFDGLEVPGSNAKCNGKLTVTENIADAAGLSCAYEAGIKHKEFVPSDFFKGWAHIWRFKANPSYIELLANIDVHSPGYLRGLVQLKNFKPFSDYYKIKATDGMYIPKDKQVSIW; encoded by the coding sequence ATGAGTAAAGTAAGATTAGAAGATGATTTTTATTTATATGAAAATCAAGGATGGTTAGACGAAGCAGTAATTCCAGATGATAAACCATTAACTGGATCTTTTGTTGAGATTATGATTGAAAACGAAAAGAAACTTATGAATGATTTGAAAGAATTCGCTTTAAATGGAGTTGATCAAAAAGTCTACAATGATAAACTTTTTGATGTTTTTATTAAGCTATATAAAAAAGCTATTAATAAAGAGCAACGTGATAAAGAAGGAAATGCTATAATCAAAGAATATGTTAATAAGATATTAAAAGTAAATGATTATAAATCATTTCAAGAATTAATTATTGAGTTTATTAAAGTTGGTTTTCCAAGTTTTCTATCATTAGGTATTCAAAGTGATATGAAAAATGCCTCAATAAATACTTTATATCTTGGAACACCAGGAATTATTTTACCAGATAAAGGATATTATGATGAAAGTAATCCTGCTTTTAAAACTGGAGAAATGTTAATTGCTAAGTATAAAGAAGTACTTAATAGATTGTTTGATTTAGTAGAAATTAAAGATGGAGATAAAATATTAAATCAAGCATTAGAGTTTGATAAATTATTAGTTCCAATTACGAAAACATCAGAAGAAAAATCTGATTATGTTAAATCTTATAATCCTTATGAGTTAGAAAAATTAACTCGTAGTACAAAACTGATTTCGCTAGAAAAAATAATTGAATCACTTATAAGTGTTGAAGTTAAAGAAGTCATTGTTACTAATCCAAAGTTTATTGATAACTTAAATGATTTAATTGAAGGTAATTTAGAATTGATTAAAGGATGGCTTGTTAGTAAACTAGTATTTACATTAGCGGTAAGTGGTTTTGGAACTGACGAATTAAGACTTATAGGATCTGAATATAGCCTACTTTTAACAGGACAAAAAGAAGCAACAAACTTTGATAAGTTTACATTTAATTCATTATCAGGAGAATTTGGTGATGTTGTAGGTCTTTATTTTGGGAAAAGATATTTTGGAGAAAAGGCTAAAAAAGATGTTGAGTCAATGGTCCAAGAATTTATAGATGTATATAAAAAGAGATTAAGTAATATTGATTGGCTTTCAAAAGAAACAGTTGATAAAGCTTTGGTTAAGCTATCAAAGATTACTGCAATGATTGGTTATCCAGATAAGGTTAATCCTATATATGAAAGATTTGTTTTAAAAGAAGAACTTTCATTTGCTGAAAATATGATTGAATTCTATAAGGTTCAAATTGAACACGAGTTTTCTAAGTATGGAAAAGAAGTTGATAAAAAGATTTGGCATATGGGTGCACATGTCGTTAATGCGTATTATGAACCAATGAATAATCAAATTGTTTTTCCAGCAGGAATTTTACAACCTCCGTTTTATTCTTATAATCAAACTAAGGGAGAAAATTATGGTGGAATTGGTGCAGTTATTGCACATGAAATAACTCATGCTTTTGATACTAATGGAGCAAGAATTGATGAATTTGGTAATATTAATAATTGGTGGAAAGAAGAAGACTTCGAAGCATTTAATAAGCGTTCAGAAGCGATGGTACAATTATTTGATGGCTTAGAAGTTCCAGGTTCAAATGCAAAATGTAACGGTAAATTAACAGTTACTGAGAATATTGCTGATGCTGCAGGTTTATCATGTGCTTATGAAGCTGGAATTAAGCATAAAGAATTCGTTCCAAGTGACTTTTTCAAAGGATGGGCACACATTTGGAGATTTAAAGCAAATCCTTCATACATTGAATTGTTAGCTAATATTGATGTTCATTCACCTGGCTACTTAAGAGGACTTGTTCAATTGAAGAATTTTAAACCTTTTAGTGATTATTACAAAATAAAAGCAACAGATGGAATGTATATACCGAAGGATAAGCAAGTATCAATATGGTAA
- a CDS encoding Gfo/Idh/MocA family protein produces MKKIRWAICGLGTISKKFLKAIKLTEGNEVVACASSDKARAEKYAKKYGIKIFGTYEEIASSGEIDAVYICNNISDHYRCSKLFLSHNVAVLCEKAFTQNVHEAKSLIAYANEKNTLIMEAMWTKFLPTTQKIISIIESKQLGSIIEINGAFHVDKRFDKKSRSFDNVRGGGSVLDLAVYLVSYSQFLLGMPKEITVNGKVKNGVDLKCDVSMYYESAIAKFTTSSVNFFKMYLKIICEQGTIDVPMFMQANHFTVKQGKKVEKYKYKFKNGFQYEILHFSDLVRFNKKDSDVRSNKETIDVMEILTSINNKLGVSFKMKE; encoded by the coding sequence ATGAAAAAAATAAGATGGGCAATTTGTGGTCTTGGAACAATTAGTAAGAAATTTTTAAAAGCAATCAAACTTACTGAAGGAAATGAAGTGGTAGCATGTGCTTCATCAGATAAAGCTCGTGCTGAAAAATATGCAAAAAAATACGGTATAAAGATTTTTGGTACTTATGAAGAGATTGCATCTTCAGGAGAAATAGATGCAGTTTATATTTGTAATAATATTAGTGATCATTATCGATGTTCAAAACTGTTTTTAAGTCATAATGTAGCGGTTTTATGTGAAAAAGCTTTTACTCAAAATGTTCATGAAGCTAAATCTTTAATAGCATATGCTAATGAAAAAAATACACTGATTATGGAAGCAATGTGGACTAAGTTTTTGCCAACAACACAAAAAATTATATCAATTATAGAATCAAAACAACTAGGAAGTATTATTGAAATAAATGGGGCGTTTCACGTTGATAAAAGATTTGATAAAAAGAGTCGTAGTTTTGATAATGTAAGAGGTGGAGGTTCTGTACTTGATCTCGCTGTTTATTTAGTTTCCTATTCGCAGTTTTTATTAGGAATGCCAAAGGAGATAACAGTAAATGGAAAAGTAAAAAATGGTGTTGATTTAAAATGTGATGTTTCAATGTACTACGAAAGTGCTATTGCAAAGTTTACAACATCAAGTGTTAATTTTTTTAAGATGTATCTAAAGATTATATGTGAACAGGGAACTATAGATGTTCCGATGTTTATGCAAGCAAATCATTTTACTGTTAAACAAGGAAAAAAAGTAGAAAAATATAAGTATAAGTTTAAGAATGGATTTCAATATGAGATACTTCATTTTAGTGATTTAGTGAGATTTAATAAAAAAGATAGTGATGTTAGATCAAATAAAGAAACAATAGATGTAATGGAAATTCTTACTTCAATTAATAATAAGTTAGGTGTTTCATTTAAAATGAAAGAATAA
- the rplI gene encoding 50S ribosomal protein L9: MKKFLPILISILVFILTIVFFYTPLQQVFKTDMRAFVGFILVFVADIMLTVVIFLYVNYNQRRRINKLKERLKMWTDLSLYVNKAGDEVFNELPIGVIIYDKDFEIKWTNPYTLEIFNTKKLVDEDIKTISEKLQVIVESKKSKGIIEINSELYDVINRSEEHFIYLFNVTERERIKSKYNNQLPAMGIIYFDNYEESLGNLDVSLQSSIKGEYLAAIDDWLTKYDGYLKPYTGDRIIFMVYRKDLSRMIIDKFDILEKIRSISSKNNVRVTLSIGVASWDVNYDDLGTYAQNAIDLAEKRGGDQAVVNIQNQKIEYFGAKSDASAKSSKVGARVNAQTLKEYIKKASQIFIMGHDQTDLDSFGSMLAVYYMAKIDNKKVYKLYDEDKLDMTVKKVLKEIKTVDPKHTVFENVIDTNKALEINDEETLVIIVDTQSPKIVISKEVLEASKKVIVIDHHRVGDDGFDSIFSYIEPYASSTIELVMELISFYDESIKFTNLEASIMYGGLVLDTNNFTTRTGVRTFEVAYKLRELEADPELVKSWLRKDLDRTLGINKLLSTAKVYLSRFVFMISNEEQEDRVILAQTSEEALSIEGVDAAFTIAPVNGVPSVSARSISGINVQLVMEHIGGGGHINSAAAQIKDKTVDEVYKEIKEFLDMEYGTEGEEMDIILLEDVKGRGKKDDVIKVASGYANFLIKQGKAILANDENVRILRDAQAEEKRKNDEHLELMKKLKADIESKSVTIEIQKGKDGKLFGSVTSKGIAEEFEKQNGILIDRKKIDLPAEINSAGIYTAIVSLHRDVKANIEINVIEKQG, from the coding sequence ATGAAGAAGTTTTTACCTATTTTAATATCAATATTAGTATTTATTTTAACAATTGTCTTTTTTTATACGCCACTACAACAAGTTTTTAAAACTGATATGAGAGCATTTGTTGGGTTTATTTTAGTGTTTGTTGCTGATATCATGCTTACCGTAGTTATATTTTTATATGTGAACTATAATCAAAGAAGACGAATAAACAAACTTAAAGAACGATTAAAAATGTGGACCGATTTATCTTTATATGTAAACAAAGCTGGTGATGAAGTTTTTAATGAACTTCCAATAGGTGTAATTATTTATGATAAAGATTTTGAGATTAAGTGGACAAATCCATATACACTGGAAATATTTAATACTAAAAAATTAGTTGATGAAGATATAAAAACGATTAGTGAGAAACTTCAAGTTATTGTTGAATCAAAAAAATCAAAAGGAATAATTGAAATAAATAGTGAGTTATATGATGTTATTAATCGAAGTGAAGAACATTTTATTTATTTATTCAATGTTACAGAACGTGAAAGAATAAAGAGTAAGTACAATAATCAATTGCCAGCAATGGGAATAATTTATTTTGATAATTATGAAGAATCTTTAGGTAACTTGGATGTTTCCCTACAATCAAGTATTAAGGGAGAATATTTAGCTGCAATTGATGATTGGTTAACTAAATATGACGGATATTTAAAACCTTATACAGGTGATAGAATTATTTTTATGGTGTATCGAAAAGATTTAAGTCGAATGATTATTGATAAATTTGATATTCTTGAAAAAATCCGTTCAATTTCAAGTAAAAATAATGTTAGAGTAACATTATCAATTGGTGTTGCATCATGGGATGTTAATTATGATGATTTAGGAACATACGCTCAAAATGCAATAGATTTAGCTGAAAAGCGTGGTGGAGATCAAGCAGTAGTAAATATTCAAAATCAAAAAATTGAGTATTTTGGAGCTAAAAGTGATGCATCTGCAAAAAGTTCAAAAGTTGGAGCTCGTGTTAATGCCCAGACTTTAAAAGAATATATCAAGAAAGCTAGTCAAATTTTTATTATGGGTCATGATCAAACGGATTTAGATTCATTTGGTTCAATGTTAGCTGTTTATTATATGGCAAAAATAGATAACAAGAAAGTTTATAAGCTATATGATGAAGACAAACTTGATATGACTGTTAAAAAGGTTTTAAAAGAGATTAAGACTGTTGATCCAAAGCATACAGTATTTGAGAATGTGATTGATACTAACAAAGCTTTAGAGATTAATGATGAAGAAACATTAGTGATTATTGTTGATACACAATCACCAAAGATAGTCATAAGTAAAGAAGTTTTAGAAGCATCTAAAAAAGTAATAGTTATTGATCATCATAGAGTTGGTGATGATGGCTTTGATTCAATCTTCTCATATATTGAACCGTATGCATCATCAACAATTGAACTTGTTATGGAATTAATATCATTTTATGATGAAAGCATAAAGTTTACTAATTTAGAAGCAAGCATTATGTATGGTGGTTTAGTACTTGATACTAATAATTTTACAACTAGAACCGGTGTGAGAACATTTGAAGTTGCTTATAAACTTAGAGAGTTAGAAGCTGATCCAGAGTTAGTTAAATCATGGTTAAGAAAAGATTTAGACAGAACTTTAGGTATTAATAAGTTATTAAGTACAGCAAAAGTTTATTTAAGTAGATTTGTTTTTATGATTTCAAATGAAGAGCAGGAAGATCGAGTTATTTTAGCACAAACTTCAGAAGAAGCATTATCAATTGAGGGAGTAGATGCTGCATTTACGATTGCTCCTGTTAATGGTGTTCCATCAGTTAGTGCAAGATCAATTAGTGGTATTAATGTTCAATTAGTTATGGAACACATTGGCGGTGGAGGTCATATTAATAGTGCTGCTGCACAAATTAAAGATAAGACCGTTGATGAGGTTTATAAAGAAATAAAAGAGTTCTTAGATATGGAATATGGTACGGAGGGTGAAGAAATGGATATAATTTTATTAGAAGATGTAAAAGGTCGTGGAAAGAAAGACGATGTAATAAAAGTAGCTTCAGGATATGCTAATTTCCTTATTAAACAAGGAAAAGCAATACTTGCTAATGATGAGAATGTTAGAATTTTAAGAGATGCGCAAGCAGAAGAAAAAAGAAAAAATGATGAGCATCTAGAATTAATGAAAAAATTAAAAGCAGATATTGAATCAAAAAGTGTTACAATTGAAATTCAAAAAGGTAAAGATGGTAAATTATTTGGAAGTGTTACTTCAAAAGGAATTGCAGAAGAGTTTGAAAAACAAAATGGAATTTTAATTGATCGTAAAAAGATTGACTTACCAGCCGAAATTAATTCAGCAGGAATTTATACGGCAATTGTTAGCCTACATAGAGATGTAAAAGCAAATATTGAAATAAATGTAATTGAAAAGCAGGGATAA